GACGGGGGCCTCGTCCTGAAAGGGGGCCAGGTGCACCTCGGCCACCTCTCGGCCGGCGTAGCGCTCCACTAGCGCCTGGGGGCTGCCCTCGGCCAGCACCCGACCCTCGTGGACGATGATGAGGCGGTCGCAGAGCTGCTCCGCCTCTTCCATGTAGTGGGTGGTCAGGACCATGGTCACTCCCTGGGTCTTGAGCTGGCGCAGCCGTTGCCAGAGCAGGTGCCGCGCCTGCGGGTCGAGGCCAGTGGTGGGCTCGTCCAGCACCAGCAGGCGGGGGGCGTTGATGAGGGCGCGGGCGATGATGAGCCTCCGGCGCATCCCGGCCGAGAGGGTCTCCACCCTCTGCCGCGCCCGCTCCCGCAGGTGGAAGAAGTCCAGCAGCTCGCCGGCCCGCTCCTCCGCCACCGCCTTGGGGACGCCGAAGTAGCGGCTGAAGACCCGCAGGTTCTGCCAGGCTGTCAGTTCCGGGTCCAGGTTGTCGTGCTGGGGGACCAGGCCGATGCGCGCCCTCACCTGTCGCCCCTGGCGGGACACGTCCAGCCCGTCCACCGTTATCTGGCCGGCCGTCAGGGGAGAAAGGGAGGCCATCAGCCGCACCAGGGTGGTCTTGCCGGCCCCGTTGGGCCCCAGGATGCCGAAGCATTCCCCCTCCATCACCTGGAAGGAGACTCCGTCCACAGCCGTGAAGGCGCCGTAGCGCTTGACGACGCCACGGGCTACTACCAGGGGCTTCATGGTCGCGCCCCCCGTCGGGGCGGGTCGATAGCGGCCCTCAGGAGGGGGAGGTCAGGGGGACTCCTCCTCGTCAGCCTCCAGACCCTCGTCCTCCTGCCCCTCCTCGTCGCCCAGGTCGTCGCCGGCCAGGCCCGAGGCCGAGAGGGCGCCGAGGCGCGACGCCTCTTCCACCCATTCCTCCTCCGCCTCCTCCATGAGCTCCTCGTCCAGCACCAGCTCATCGTAGCTGTCCTGTCGCACCAGCCGCTCCTTGGTATAGGGGCGGAAGGTCTCGGCGCTGCGCTGAGGCGGGAAGGAGGGCTTCCCCGCCTGGCTGGGGTGCTGGAACACCTCGCGGATGAATATCCTCACGTCGCCGGTATCGGTGAGGCTGCTCATGGCCGCCACGTAGCGGTTGCCGCCCTCCATGAGGCGGACCAGTCGCTGGGCGAGGCGAGGCTCGACCTCGCCCAGGCCCTCGCCATCGGGCCCCAGCACCAGCAGAGAACCGCCTTCGGGGCGCAGGAAGACCTCGTCGCCGGCCGAGAGGCGGGCCGCTGCCTCTCGGTTGGGCCGCATCAGGGTGGTGACGCAGGTCTTGCCCATCTCTTCGATGAACATTTCGGGCGGCAGCTTGCGGGCCCGTGGCGCCCCGCCGGCGGACTT
This genomic interval from Dehalococcoidia bacterium contains the following:
- a CDS encoding ABC transporter ATP-binding protein: MKPLVVARGVVKRYGAFTAVDGVSFQVMEGECFGILGPNGAGKTTLVRLMASLSPLTAGQITVDGLDVSRQGRQVRARIGLVPQHDNLDPELTAWQNLRVFSRYFGVPKAVAEERAGELLDFFHLRERARQRVETLSAGMRRRLIIARALINAPRLLVLDEPTTGLDPQARHLLWQRLRQLKTQGVTMVLTTHYMEEAEQLCDRLIIVHEGRVLAEGSPQALVERYAGREVAEVHLAPFQDEAPVLSRLTGASGLVWERAGDVLFIYARDSDGLDPALLRGMGERVVLRRANLEDVFLRLTGRGLAE
- a CDS encoding tetratricopeptide repeat protein, with the protein product MVNELEQRSLLRQQTELAIRLAREGRWEEAALVNRAIVEAFPEEVEAYNRLGKALLELGRYAEAREAYTRALELDPHNAIARRNLSRIHLLEAEGTKSAGGAPRARKLPPEMFIEEMGKTCVTTLMRPNREAAARLSAGDEVFLRPEGGSLLVLGPDGEGLGEVEPRLAQRLVRLMEGGNRYVAAMSSLTDTGDVRIFIREVFQHPSQAGKPSFPPQRSAETFRPYTKERLVRQDSYDELVLDEELMEEAEEEWVEEASRLGALSASGLAGDDLGDEEGQEDEGLEADEEESP